The proteins below come from a single Drosophila kikkawai strain 14028-0561.14 unplaced genomic scaffold, DkikHiC1v2 scaffold_191, whole genome shotgun sequence genomic window:
- the LOC138929427 gene encoding histone H3: protein MARTKQTARKSTGGKAPRKQLATKAARKSAPATGGVKKPHRYRPGTVALREIRRYQKSTELLIRKLPFQRLVREIAQDFKTDLRFQSSAVMALQEASEAYLVGLFEDTNLCAIHAKRVTIMPKDIQLARRIRGERA from the coding sequence ATGGCCCGTACCAAGCAGACCGCTCGCAAATCGACTGGTGGCAAGGCGCCACGCAAACAACTGGCAACCAAGGCCGCTCGCAAGAGTGCCCCAGCCACCGGTGGTGTGAAGAAGCCCCATCGCTATCGCCCCGGAACTGTGGCTCTGCGTGAGATCCGTCGCTACCAGAAGAGTACCGAGCTGCTGATCCGCAAGCTGCCTTTCCAGCGCTTGGTGCGTGAAATCGCTCAGGACTTCAAGACTGACCTGCGCTTCCAAAGCTCGGCCGTGATGGCTCTGCAGGAAGCTAGCGAAGCCTACCTGGTTGGTCTCTTTGAAGATACCAACTTGTGTGCCATCCACGCCAAGCGAGTCACAATCATGCCCAAGGACATCCAGCTGGCCCGTCGTATCCGTGGCGAGCGTGCTTAA
- the LOC138929425 gene encoding histone H3, with product MARTKQTARKSTGGKAPRKQLATKAARKSAPATGGVKKPHRYRPGTVALREIRRYQKSTELLIRKLPFQRLVREIAQDFKTDLRFQSSAVMALQEASEAYLVGLFEDTNLCAIHAKRVTIMPKDIQLARRIRGERA from the coding sequence atggcccGTACCAAGCAGACCGCTCGCAAATCGACTGGTGGCAAGGCGCCACGCAAACAACTGGCAACCAAGGCCGCTCGCAAGAGTGCCCCAGCCACCGGTGGTGTGAAGAAGCCCCATCGCTATCGCCCCGGAACTGTGGCTCTGCGTGAGATCCGTCGCTACCAGAAGAGTACCGAGCTGCTGATCCGCAAGCTGCCTTTCCAGCGCTTGGTGCGTGAAATCGCTCAGGACTTCAAGACTGACCTGCGCTTCCAGAGCTCGGCCGTGATGGCTCTGCAGGAAGCTAGCGAAGCCTACCTGGTTGGTCTCTTTGAAGATACCAACTTGTGTGCCATCCACGCCAAGCGAGTCACAATCATGCCCAAGGACATCCAGCTGGCCCGTCGTATCCGTGGCGAGCGTGCTTAA
- the LOC138929439 gene encoding histone H2A, with product MSGRGKGGKVKGKAKSRSNRAGLQFPVGRIHRLLRKGNYAERVGAGAPVYLAAVMEYLAAEVLELAGNAARDNKKTRIIPRHLQLAIRNDEELNKLLSGVTIAQGGVLPNIQAVLLPKKTEKKA from the coding sequence atgtcTGGTCGTGGAAAAGGTGGCAAAGTTAAGGGAAAGGCAAAGTCCCGGTCCAACCGTGCCGGACTTCAGTTCCCTGTCGGCCGTATCCATCGTCTGCTCCGCAAGGGCAACTACGCCGAGCGCGTCGGTGCCGGCGCTCCAGTTTACCTGGCTGCCGTGATGGAATATCTGGCCGCTGAGGTTCTCGAGTTGGCTGGCAATGCTGCTCGTGACAACAAGAAGACGAGGATCATCCCGCGTCATCTGCAGCTGGCCATCCGCAACGACGAAGAGTTGAACAAGCTGCTCTCCGGCGTCACCATTGCCCAGGGAGGTGTGTTGCccaacatccaggctgttctgttgcccaagaagaccgagaagaaggcttaa
- the LOC138929435 gene encoding histone H2B, with the protein MPPKTSGKAAKKAGKAQKNITKNDKKKKRKRKESYAIYIYKVLKQVHPDTGISSKAMSIMNSFVNDIFERIAAEASRLAHYNKRSTITSREIQTAVRLLLPGELAKHAVSEGTKAVTKYTSSK; encoded by the coding sequence atgccgCCTAAAACCAGTGGAAAGGCAGCCAAGAAGGCTGGCAAGGCCCAGAAGAACATCACTAAGAacgacaagaagaagaagcggaaGAGGAAGGAGAGCTATGCTATCTACATCTACAAGGTCCTGAAGCAGGTCCATCCCGACACTGGCATTTCCTCGAAGGCGATGAGCATCATGAACAGCTTTGTGAATGACATCTTCGAGCGCATTGCTGCCGAGGCTTCTCGTCTGGCGCACTACAACAAGCGCTCGACCATCACCAGTCGGGAAATCCAAACTGCTGTTCGTCTGCTCCTGCCCGGAGAGTTGGCAAAGCACGCCGTCAGTGAGGGAACCAAGGCTGTCACCAAGTACACCAGCTCCAAGTAA
- the LOC138929422 gene encoding histone H1-like gives MSDAAVATSASPVAAPPAPVEKKVAAKKAFGSGATKAKKAAVPPSHPPTQQMVDASIKNLKERGGSSLLAIKKYITATYKCDAQKLAPFIKKYLKSAVANGKLIQTKGKGASGSFKLSASAKKEPKPKVAAAEKKVKSKKVVTKKAGATAKKAAGAADKKPKAKKAVATKKTAEKKKTEKAKAKDAKKTGVVKAKPAAAKAKPAAAKPKAAKAPKAKAAASAKPKKAVKKATAPATAKKPKAKTTASKK, from the coding sequence ATGTCCGACGCTGCAGTGGCAACATCCGCGTCCCCAGTGGCTGCCCCACCAGCGCCAGTTGAGAAGAAGGTGGCCGCCAAAAAGGCATTTGGTTCAGGAGCTAccaaggccaagaaggcaGCAGTTCCACCATCACATCCGCCAACTCAACAAATGGTGGATGCTTCCATCAAGAACTTGAAGGAGCGTGGTGGCTCATCGCTTCTGGCaatcaagaaatatatcaCTGCCACCTACAAATGCGACGCCCAGAAACTGGCTCCATTCATCAAGAAGTACTTGAAGTCGGCAGTGGCTAATGGAAAGCTGATCcaaacaaagggaaagggTGCGTCTGGTTCCTTCAAACTGTCGGCCTCCGCAAAAAAGGAGCCCAAGCCAAAGGTTGCGGCTGCTgagaaaaaagtcaaaagcaaGAAGGTAGTCACCAAGAAAGCCGGAGCCACCGCAAAGAAAGCCGCCGGAGCTGCTGACAAGAAACCCAAGGCTAAGAAGGCCGTTGCCACCAAGAAGACTgccgagaagaagaaaactgagaaggcaaaggccaaggatgccaagaaaactggagtcgtaaaggcaaagccagcagcagcaaaggctaagccggccgccgcgaagccaaaggcagccaaggcacCGAAGGCCAAGGCAGCAGCGTCCGCCAAGCCTAAGAAGGCAGTGAAGAAAGCAACTGCTCCGGCTACCGCTAAGAAGCCGAAAGCCAAGACCACGGCGTCGAAGAAGTAA
- the LOC121502551 gene encoding histone H4 has product MTGRGKGGKGLGKGGAKRHRKVLRDNIQGITKPAIRRLARRGGVKRISGLIYEETRGVLKVFLENVIRDAVTYTEHAKRKTVTAMDVVYALKRQGRTLYGFGG; this is encoded by the coding sequence atgaCTGGTCGCGGTAAAGGAGGCAAAGGCTTGGGAAAAGGTGGCGCCAAGCGTCATCGCAAAGTGCTGCGTGATAACATCCAGGGTATCACAAAGCCAGCCATCCGTCGTCTGGCTCGGCGTGGCGGCGTGAAGCGCATTTCGGGACTCATTTACGAGGAAACCCGTGGTGTTCTGAAGGTGTTTTTGGAGAACGTGATCCGTGATGCCGTCACCTACACTGAACACGCCAAGAGGAAGACCGTCACAGCCATGGACGTCGTCTACGCCCTGAAGAGACAAGGCCGCACCCTGTACGGTTTCGGCGGTTAA
- the LOC138929437 gene encoding histone H2A, with product MSGRGKGGKVKGKAKSRSNRAGLQFPVGRIHRLLRKGNYAERVGAGAPVYLAAVMEYLAAEVLELAGNAARDNKKTRIIPRHLQLAIRNDEELNKLLSGVTIAQGGVLPNIQAVLLPKKTEKKA from the coding sequence atgtcTGGTCGTGGAAAAGGTGGCAAAGTTAAGGGAAAGGCAAAGTCCCGGTCCAACCGTGCCGGACTTCAGTTCCCTGTCGGCCGTATCCATCGTCTGCTCCGCAAGGGCAACTACGCCGAGCGCGTCGGTGCCGGCGCTCCAGTTTACCTGGCTGCTGTGATGGAATATCTGGCCGCTGAGGTTCTCGAGTTGGCTGGCAATGCTGCTCGTGACAACAAGAAGACGAGGATCATCCCGCGTCATCTGCAGCTGGCCATCCGCAACGACGAAGAGTTGAACAAGCTGCTCTCCGGCGTCACCATTGCCCAGGGAGGTGTGTTGCccaacatccaggctgttctgttgcccaagaagaccgagaagaaggcttaa
- the LOC121502566 gene encoding histone H1-like has translation MSDSAVATSASPVAAPPAPVEKKVAAKKASGSGATKAKKAAVPPSHPPTQQMVDASIKNLKERGGSSLLAIKKYITATYKCDAQKLAPFIKKYLKFAVANGKLIQTKGKGASGSFKLSASAKKEPKPKVAAAEKKVKSKKVVTKKAGATAKKAAGAADKKPKAKKAVATKKTAEKKKTEKAKAKDAKKTGVVKAKPAAAKAKPAAAKPKAAKAPKAKAAASAKPKKAVKKATAPATAKKPKAKTTASKK, from the coding sequence ATGTCCGACTCTGCAGTGGCAACATCCGCGTCCCCAGTGGCTGCCCCACCAGCGCCAGTTGAGAAAAAGGTGGCCGCCAAAAAGGCATCTGGTTCAGGAGCTAccaaggccaagaaggcaGCAGTTCCACCATCACATCCGCCAACTCAACAAATGGTGGATGCTTCCATCAAGAACTTGAAGGAGCGTGGTGGCTCATCGCTTCTGGCaatcaagaaatatatcaCTGCCACCTACAAATGCGACGCCCAGAAACTGGCTCCATTCATCAAGAAGTACTTGAAGTTCGCAGTGGCTAATGGAAAGCTGATCcaaacaaagggaaagggtgcgtctggttccttcaaactgtcggcctctgccaaaaaggagcccaagccaaaggttgcggctgctgagaaaaaagtcaaaagcaaGAAGGTAGTCACCAAGAAAGCCGGAGCCACCGCAAAGAAAGCCGCCGGAGCTGCTGACAAGAAACCCAAGGCTAAGAAGGCCGTTGCCACCAAGAAGACTgccgagaagaagaaaactgagaaggcaaaggccaaggatgccaagaaaactggagtcgtaaaggcaaagccagcagcagcaaaggctaagccggccgccgcgaagccaaaggcagccaaggcacCGAAGGCCAAGGCAGCAGCGTCCGCCAAGCCTAAGAAGGCAGTGAAGAAAGCAACTGCTCCGGCTACCGCTAAGAAGCCGAAAGCCAAGACCACGGCGTCGAAGAAGTAA
- the LOC121502869 gene encoding histone H1-like: protein MSDSAVATSASPVAAPPAPVEKKVAAKKASGSGATKAKKAAVPPSHPPTQQMVDASIKNLKERDGSSLLAIKKYITATYKCDAQKLAPFIKKYLKSAVANGKLIQTKGKGASGSFKLSASAKKEPKPKVAAAEKKVKSKKVVTKKAGATAKKAAGAADKKPKAKKAVATKKTAEKKKTEKAKAKDAKKTGVVKAKPAAAKAKPAAAKPKAAKAPKAPKAKAAASAKPKKAVKKATAPATAKKPKAKTTASKK, encoded by the coding sequence ATGTCCGACTCTGCAGTGGCAACATCCGCGTCCCCAGTGGCTGCCCCACCAGCGCCAGTTGAGAAGAAGGTGGCCGCCAAAAAGGCATCTGGTTCAGGAGCTAccaaggccaagaaggcaGCAGTTCCACCATCACATCCGCCAACTCAACAAATGGTGGATGCTTCCATCAAGAACTTGAAGGAGCGTGATGGCTCATCGCTTCTGGCaatcaagaaatatatcaCTGCCACCTACAAATGCGACGCCCAGAAACTGGCTCCATTCATCAAGAAGTACTTGAAGTCCGCAGTGGCTAATGGAAAGCTGATCcaaacaaagggaaagggtgcgtctggttccttcaaactgtcggcctctgccaaaaaggagcccaagccaaaggttgcggctgctgagaaaaaagtcaaaagcaaGAAGGTAGTCACCAAGAAAGCCGGAGCCACCGCAAAGAAAGCCGCCGGAGCTGCTGACAAGAAACCCAAGGCTAAGAAGGCCGTTGCCACCAAGAAGACTgccgagaagaagaaaactgagaaggcaaaggccaaggatgccaagaaaactggagtcgtaaaggcaaagccagcagcagcaaaggctaagccggccgccgcgaagccaaaggcagccaaggcacCGAAGGCACCGAAGGCCAAGGCAGCAGCGTCCGCCAAGCCTAAGAAGGCAGTGAAGAAAGCAACTGCTCCGGCTACCGCTAAGAAGCCGAAAGCCAAGACCACGGCGTCGAAGAAGTAA
- the LOC138929445 gene encoding histone H4: MTGRGKGGKGLGKGGAKRHRKVLRDNIQGITKPAIRRLARRGGVKRISGLIYEETRGVLKVFLENVIRDAVTYTEHAKRKTVTAMDVVYALKRQGRTLYGFGG; encoded by the coding sequence atgaCTGGTCGCGGTAAAGGAGGCAAAGGCTTGGGAAAAGGTGGCGCCAAGCGTCATCGCAAAGTGCTGCGTGATAACATCCAGGGTATCACAAAGCCAGCCATCCGTCGTCTGGCTCGGCGTGGCGGCGTGAAGCGCATTTCGGGACTCATTTACGAGGAAACCCGTGGTGTTCTGAAGGTGTTTTTGGAGAACGTGATCCGTGATGCCGTCACCTACACTGAACACGCCAAGAGGAAGACCGTCACAGCCATGGACGTCGTCTACGCCCTGAAGAGGCAAGGCCGCACCCTGTACGGTTTCGGCGGTTAA
- the LOC138929434 gene encoding histone H2B-like, whose amino-acid sequence MPPKTSGKAAKKAGKAQKNITKNDKKKKRKRKESYAIYIYKVLKQVHPDTGISSKAMSIMNSFVNDIFERIAAEASRLAHYNKRSTITSREIQTAVRLLLPGELAKHAVSEGTKAVTKYTSCK is encoded by the coding sequence atgccgCCTAAAACCAGTGGAAAGGCAGCCAAGAAGGCTGGCAAGGCCCAGAAGAACATCACTAAGAacgacaagaagaagaagcggaaGAGGAAGGAGAGCTATGCTATCTACATCTACAAGGTCCTGAAGCAGGTCCATCCCGACACTGGCATTTCCTCGAAGGCGATGAGCATCATGAACAGCTTTGTGAATGACATCTTCGAGCGCATTGCTGCCGAGGCTTCTCGTCTGGCGCACTACAACAAGCGCTCGACCATCACCAGTCGGGAAATCCAAACTGCTGTTCGTCTGCTCCTGCCCGGAGAGTTGGCAAAGCACGCCGTCAGTGAGGGAACCAAGGCTGTCACCAAGTACACCAGCTGCAAGTAA
- the LOC138929428 gene encoding histone H3, whose product MARTKQTARKSTGGKAPRKQLATKAARKSAPATGGVKKPHRYRPGTVALREIRRYQKSTELLIRKLPFQRLVREIAQDFKTDLRFQSSAVMALQEASEAYLVGLFEDTNLCAIHAKRVTIMPKDIQLARRIRGERA is encoded by the coding sequence ATGGCCCGTACCAAGCAGACCGCTCGCAAATCGACTGGTGGCAAGGCGCCACGCAAACAACTGGCAACCAAGGCCGCTCGCAAGAGTGCCCCAGCCACCGGTGGTGTGAAGAAGCCCCATCGCTATCGCCCCGGAACTGTGGCTCTGCGTGAGATCCGTCGCTACCAGAAGAGTACCGAGCTGCTGATCCGCAAGCTGCCTTTCCAGCGCTTGGTGCGTGAAATCGCTCAGGACTTCAAGACTGACCTGCGCTTCCAGAGCTCGGCCGTGATGGCTCTGCAGGAAGCTAGCGAAGCCTACCTGGTTGGTCTCTTTGAAGATACCAACTTGTGTGCCATCCACGCCAAGCGAGTCACAATCATGCCCAAGGACATCCAGCTGGCCCGTCGTATCCGTGGCGAGCGTGCTTAA
- the LOC138929441 gene encoding histone H1-like, whose amino-acid sequence MSDSAVATSASPVAAPPAPVEKKVAAKKASGSGATKAKKAAVPPSHPPTQQMVDASIKNLKERGGSSLLAIKKYITATYKCDAQKLAPFIKKYLKSAVANGKLIQTKGKGASGSFKLSASAKKEPKPKVAAAEKKVKSKKVVTKKAGATAKKAAGAADKKPKAKKAVATKKTAEKKKTEKAKAKDAKKTGVVKAKPAAAKAKPAAAKPKAAKAPKAKAAASAKPKKAVKKATAPATAKKPKAKTTASKK is encoded by the coding sequence ATGTCCGACTCTGCAGTGGCAACATCCGCGTCCCCAGTGGCTGCCCCACCAGCGCCAGTTGAGAAGAAGGTGGCCGCCAAAAAGGCATCTGGTTCAGGAGCTAccaaggccaagaaggcaGCAGTTCCACCATCACATCCGCCAACTCAACAAATGGTGGATGCTTCCATCAAGAACTTGAAGGAGCGTGGTGGCTCATCGCTTCTGGCaatcaagaaatatatcaCTGCCACCTACAAATGCGACGCCCAGAAACTGGCTCCATTCATCAAGAAGTACTTGAAGTCCGCAGTGGCTAATGGAAAGCTGATCcaaacaaagggaaagggtgcgtctggttccttcaaactgtcggcctctgccaaaaaggagcccaagccaaaggttgcggctgctgagaaaaaagtcaaaagcaaGAAGGTAGTCACCAAGAAAGCCGGAGCCACCGCAAAGAAAGCCGCCGGAGCTGCTGACAAGAAACCCAAGGCTAAGAAGGCCGTTGCCACCAAGAAGACTgccgagaagaagaaaactgagaaggcaaaggccaaggatgccaagaaaactggagtcgtaaaggcaaagccagcagcagcaaaggctaagccggccgccgcgaagccaaaggcagccaaggcacCGAAGGCCAAGGCAGCAGCGTCCGCCAAGCCTAAGAAGGCAGTGAAGAAAGCAACTGCTCCGGCTACCGCTAAGAAGCCGAAAGCCAAGACCACGGCGTCGAAGAAGTAA